A single region of the Pseudomonas sp. GGS8 genome encodes:
- the dinG gene encoding ATP-dependent DNA helicase DinG, whose translation MISTELKTTIQGAYSRFLEAKSLKPRYGQRLMIAEIAKVLGDIDTDDEGRRSGDPAIVAVEAGTGTGKTVAYSLAAIPAAKAAGKRLVIATATVALQEQIVYKDLPDLMRNSGLNFSFALAKGRGRYMCLSKLDMLLQEGHAQTATAQLFEEEGFKIEVDEASQKLFTSMIEKLAGNKWDGDRDSWSTALEDADWARLTTDHSQCTNRHCPNFGQCAFYKAREGMGKVDVIVTNHDMVLADLALGGGAVLPDPRDTIYVFDEGHHLPDKAIGHFAHYTRLRSTADWLETTAKNLTKLLAQHPLPGDLGKLIEQVPELAREIKTQQQFMFSACEQVADFKPGEDVEGRERPRHRFVGGVIPEHMREMGIELKKGFARLTDLFTRLTELLKEGMDGEVNIGIASNQAEEWYPLFGSLLSRSSGNWELWTAFTVEDPEDNPPMARWLTLAESGSLFDIEVNASPILAADMLRRNLWNVAYGALVTSATLTALGAFDRFRMRAGLPKTAVTAVVPSPFHHADAGVLRVPDLKADPRDAPAHTAAIIRDLPELVEGSRGTLVLFSSRKQMQDVFDGLDRDWRKQVFIQGNLSKQETLNKHKARVDGGDSSVLFGLASFAEGVDLPGAYCEHVVIAKIPFSVPDDPVEAALAEWIEARGGNPFMEISVPDASLKLVQACGRLLRTEEDRGTITLLDRRLVTQRYGKAILNALPPFRREIS comes from the coding sequence ATGATCAGCACTGAACTCAAAACCACGATCCAGGGCGCTTACTCGCGTTTTCTCGAAGCCAAGAGCCTCAAACCGCGCTACGGCCAACGCCTGATGATCGCCGAAATTGCCAAAGTCCTCGGTGACATCGACACCGACGACGAAGGTCGGCGCAGTGGCGACCCCGCGATTGTCGCGGTGGAAGCCGGCACCGGTACCGGCAAAACCGTGGCCTACAGCCTGGCGGCCATCCCCGCTGCCAAGGCCGCCGGCAAGCGTCTGGTGATCGCCACGGCCACCGTGGCCCTGCAAGAGCAGATCGTCTACAAGGATTTGCCCGACCTGATGCGCAACAGCGGGCTGAATTTCAGCTTCGCCCTCGCCAAGGGCCGAGGGCGCTACATGTGCCTGTCCAAGCTCGACATGTTGCTCCAGGAAGGTCACGCGCAAACCGCCACCGCCCAGCTGTTCGAAGAAGAAGGCTTCAAGATCGAGGTCGATGAGGCCAGTCAGAAGCTGTTCACCAGCATGATCGAGAAACTTGCCGGCAATAAGTGGGACGGCGACCGCGACAGTTGGTCCACCGCGCTCGAAGACGCCGACTGGGCGCGCCTGACCACCGATCACAGCCAGTGCACCAACCGCCATTGCCCCAACTTCGGCCAGTGCGCTTTCTACAAGGCCCGCGAAGGCATGGGCAAGGTCGATGTGATCGTCACCAACCACGACATGGTCCTGGCCGACCTGGCCCTGGGCGGCGGTGCGGTTCTGCCGGATCCGCGTGACACGATTTACGTGTTCGACGAAGGCCATCACCTGCCGGACAAGGCCATCGGCCACTTCGCCCATTACACACGCCTGCGTTCCACCGCCGACTGGCTGGAAACCACCGCCAAGAACCTCACCAAATTGCTGGCCCAGCACCCGTTGCCGGGCGATCTGGGCAAGTTGATCGAGCAGGTGCCGGAGCTGGCGCGGGAGATCAAGACCCAACAGCAGTTCATGTTCAGTGCCTGTGAGCAGGTTGCCGACTTCAAGCCCGGCGAAGACGTCGAAGGCCGCGAGCGACCGCGTCACCGTTTCGTCGGTGGAGTGATTCCTGAGCACATGCGTGAAATGGGCATCGAGCTGAAAAAGGGCTTTGCCCGGCTGACCGACCTGTTCACCCGGCTCACCGAACTGCTCAAGGAAGGCATGGACGGCGAGGTCAACATCGGCATCGCCAGCAACCAGGCCGAAGAATGGTATCCACTGTTCGGTAGCCTGCTGTCGCGCTCTTCGGGCAACTGGGAGTTGTGGACCGCCTTCACCGTCGAAGACCCGGAAGATAACCCGCCCATGGCCCGTTGGCTGACCCTGGCCGAAAGCGGTTCGCTGTTCGATATCGAGGTCAATGCCAGCCCGATCCTCGCGGCGGACATGCTCCGGCGCAACCTGTGGAACGTGGCTTACGGGGCGCTGGTGACATCGGCGACCCTGACCGCTCTTGGCGCCTTCGACCGTTTCCGCATGCGCGCCGGCCTGCCTAAAACCGCCGTGACCGCAGTGGTCCCGAGCCCGTTCCATCATGCCGACGCCGGTGTGCTGCGGGTGCCGGACCTGAAAGCCGACCCGCGCGATGCACCGGCTCACACCGCGGCGATCATTCGCGACTTGCCGGAACTGGTCGAGGGCTCCCGTGGCACCTTGGTGCTGTTCTCCTCGCGCAAACAGATGCAGGACGTGTTCGACGGGCTGGATCGCGACTGGCGCAAGCAAGTGTTCATTCAAGGCAACCTGTCGAAACAGGAAACCCTGAACAAGCACAAGGCACGGGTCGATGGCGGGGATTCCAGCGTGCTGTTCGGCCTGGCGAGTTTCGCCGAAGGCGTGGATTTGCCCGGTGCCTACTGCGAACACGTGGTGATCGCCAAGATTCCATTCTCGGTGCCCGACGATCCGGTCGAAGCCGCACTGGCTGAGTGGATCGAGGCTCGCGGCGGTAACCCGTTCATGGAAATCTCCGTGCCGGACGCCTCGCTGAAACTGGTCCAGGCCTGCGGCCGCCTGCTGCGTACCGAAGAAGACCGCGGCACCATCACCTTGCTCGACCGTCGTTTGGTCACGCAGCGCTACGGTAAAGCTATTCTCAATGCATTGCCGCCATTTCGTCGTGAAATTTCCTGA